The Bremerella alba genome includes a window with the following:
- a CDS encoding DUF1592 domain-containing protein produces MQKHCVRCHGPETQDGDFRVDTLSEDVGAAGSAKRWREVIEKINNGEMPPEDEPDRPTAEQGAVVVEWLAARIDEGRSARLAKREPVSFHRLSRVEYANTVEDLLGVRYGVADPGGLNEDAEYHGFERIGSVLSLSASHVEKYYAAAEAILDEAYPDKPIETTIVRKTALDLRGGPSSEKRKQLEEQGLADKVRVDMWPGHQLRGGRPGPGSAMVKNGGYFKVRMQVSGMKPPGGRAPHLTFYAEKIDRLLFEQDILAPEEEPTIVQFTCHLPPGATSFAVTNDVPGPSNLPRSGRSGAVPFFSLKQGRIPWQIKLTDEEGIPLYPFLIVDWIEWEGPIVTEEVQANRAKYMPTEDGNLDQVRQSITRFCEDAFRRPVSAVETQRYVAIAAQELESGAKLQDAVKTAMLAVMCSKDFLFLVEGNSEKPTDNLNDFEIANRLSYMLWSTMPNDELMSLAHDGKLRDKATLKQQLERMLADPRAAKFSVEFPRQWLQMHNLGVFPPDQKLYPEYDPHLERSMRGETTAFFQEVLDRNLSLREFLDSDWTMVNPRLAMHYEMDGIESDDFQRVKLAKEDHRGGLLTQAAILSLTSDGTRHRPVHRGVWVMESIFGKSPPPPPANVEPIEPNPVDSPKATIRMKLEAHKHDPNCAACHRKIDPLGLAFDNFNAIGQWRDEEIVQSGTGANPKVDSSGVLPDGREFAGPKEFRQLLLANVDDFNNTFIKKLATYSLRRTMTIDDRDDLAAIAAQSRAQQYQVRDLVETFVLSDLFQKR; encoded by the coding sequence GTGCAGAAGCATTGCGTCCGGTGCCATGGCCCTGAGACACAAGACGGAGACTTCCGAGTCGATACCTTGTCGGAAGATGTCGGTGCGGCAGGCTCGGCGAAGCGTTGGCGGGAAGTCATCGAAAAAATCAACAATGGCGAGATGCCTCCGGAAGACGAGCCCGATCGCCCTACCGCGGAACAAGGTGCCGTGGTCGTCGAGTGGTTGGCTGCCCGCATTGACGAAGGCCGCTCGGCTCGATTGGCCAAGCGGGAACCTGTTTCGTTTCACCGCCTGAGCCGCGTCGAATATGCCAATACGGTCGAAGATCTGTTAGGTGTTCGGTATGGCGTGGCGGATCCAGGCGGACTGAATGAGGACGCCGAGTACCACGGCTTCGAGCGCATCGGCTCGGTTCTCTCGCTTTCCGCTTCCCATGTCGAAAAGTACTACGCAGCCGCCGAAGCGATTCTGGACGAAGCCTATCCCGATAAACCGATCGAAACGACAATTGTGCGAAAGACGGCTCTCGATCTTCGCGGTGGACCAAGTTCTGAGAAACGCAAACAACTCGAAGAGCAAGGCCTAGCCGATAAAGTACGCGTCGACATGTGGCCAGGGCATCAACTGCGTGGCGGTCGGCCTGGCCCTGGCAGTGCGATGGTCAAAAACGGTGGCTACTTCAAAGTTCGTATGCAAGTCAGTGGCATGAAACCGCCTGGAGGTCGCGCACCTCACCTGACATTCTATGCCGAGAAGATCGATCGCCTGTTGTTCGAGCAAGACATTCTCGCTCCTGAAGAGGAACCCACGATCGTCCAGTTCACATGCCATCTGCCACCTGGTGCCACAAGCTTTGCAGTGACGAACGATGTCCCTGGCCCCTCGAATTTGCCGCGGTCAGGTCGCTCTGGAGCTGTTCCGTTTTTCAGTCTTAAGCAAGGCCGTATTCCTTGGCAAATTAAGCTGACCGACGAAGAGGGCATCCCCCTCTATCCGTTTTTGATCGTCGACTGGATCGAATGGGAAGGGCCTATCGTTACCGAGGAAGTCCAGGCCAACCGAGCCAAGTACATGCCGACCGAAGATGGTAATCTTGATCAGGTTCGCCAAAGTATCACACGATTCTGCGAAGATGCGTTCCGTCGTCCGGTTTCCGCTGTGGAAACCCAGCGTTACGTGGCCATCGCGGCCCAGGAACTCGAGTCTGGGGCAAAGCTACAAGATGCCGTCAAGACGGCCATGCTGGCGGTGATGTGCTCGAAGGACTTTCTGTTTCTGGTCGAAGGGAACTCCGAGAAGCCAACTGACAACCTGAACGATTTTGAGATTGCCAACCGACTTTCGTACATGCTCTGGAGCACAATGCCAAATGACGAACTTATGTCGCTGGCCCACGACGGAAAACTTCGGGACAAAGCGACTCTTAAGCAGCAATTAGAGCGTATGCTGGCCGATCCGCGTGCGGCCAAGTTTAGTGTCGAGTTTCCACGTCAGTGGCTTCAGATGCACAATCTCGGCGTATTCCCTCCCGATCAAAAGCTTTACCCGGAATACGATCCTCATCTGGAACGAAGTATGCGAGGTGAAACGACGGCCTTCTTCCAGGAAGTGCTGGACCGAAATCTCAGCCTTCGTGAATTCCTCGATTCTGACTGGACTATGGTGAATCCGCGTCTGGCCATGCACTATGAAATGGACGGGATTGAAAGCGACGATTTTCAACGCGTTAAGCTCGCGAAGGAAGACCACCGAGGTGGTTTGTTGACTCAGGCCGCAATTCTTTCGCTCACCTCGGACGGCACGCGACACCGTCCCGTTCATCGTGGTGTGTGGGTCATGGAATCGATCTTCGGCAAGTCACCCCCACCCCCACCAGCCAATGTCGAACCGATCGAACCGAACCCAGTTGATTCTCCCAAGGCGACCATCCGCATGAAGTTGGAAGCCCATAAACACGATCCCAATTGTGCTGCCTGTCATCGTAAGATCGACCCCCTTGGCCTGGCGTTTGACAACTTCAATGCGATCGGCCAATGGCGCGACGAAGAGATCGTTCAATCAGGCACCGGCGCAAACCCGAAAGTCGATTCAAGCGGCGTGCTGCCTGATGGACGTGAGTTTGCTGGGCCGAAAGAGTTTCGTCAGTTGCTGTTGGCCAACGTCGATGACTTCAACAACACGTTTATTAAAAAACTCGCGACCTATTCTCTTCGCCGCACGATGACTATCGATGATCGGGATGATCTCGCAGCCATTGCGGCCCAAAGCCGCGCCCAGCAGTATCAGGTGCGTGACTTAGTTGAAACGTTCGTCCTGTCCGACCTCTTTCAGAAACGGTGA
- a CDS encoding Gfo/Idh/MocA family protein, with product MTLVNRRTFLQSSAAGAGLILTGTAASGAVQGANDRVRIAVAGLNGRGKSHIDGWFGQDNVEIAYLIDPDEKVLARTVKAVQERANGKFKVKGVRDVREALDDPNLDAISVATPNHWHSLITIWAAQAGKHVYVEKPMSHDVAEGRVAVEAQKKYGVVVQHGTQRRSDAGIAGLHEAIQAGKWGKLKIAYGYCCKPRGGIGFDSVSQPPENLDWNLWQGPAVIEDYHANYHPYDWHWFWKTGNGDLNNQGTHQLDVARWAIDKDQTHPVRAMAIGGRFKWDDQGETPNTMFAMAEYPNGQYVYFNVRNVNYDKYERQVENEYYFEDGGRIVRGLYYPKGSDKGEKVKVGRGDVTPGGNWGSFISAVRANDPSMANGNVDDAHYACVLGHLMNNSYRLGEEVPFNAKAGKFGDNQDAAEHFGRLHEVMDKGVGVKDSEKYTVGPMLTFDPETELHTGDHAEDANELLKDPNRKGFEIPEAAKV from the coding sequence ATGACGTTGGTCAATCGTCGAACCTTTCTGCAGTCGAGTGCCGCCGGAGCGGGTCTCATTCTTACCGGAACGGCTGCCTCAGGGGCCGTTCAGGGAGCGAACGATCGAGTACGAATCGCCGTCGCCGGGTTGAACGGTCGTGGCAAGAGTCACATCGACGGATGGTTCGGCCAAGATAATGTCGAAATCGCTTATCTCATCGATCCTGATGAAAAAGTCCTTGCCCGCACGGTGAAAGCCGTTCAAGAGAGAGCCAACGGCAAGTTCAAAGTGAAAGGTGTTCGCGATGTCCGCGAAGCACTCGACGATCCGAACTTGGACGCCATTTCTGTCGCGACGCCCAACCACTGGCACTCGCTTATCACGATTTGGGCTGCCCAAGCTGGCAAGCACGTCTACGTGGAAAAGCCCATGAGCCACGATGTCGCGGAAGGTCGGGTCGCTGTCGAAGCCCAGAAGAAGTATGGCGTTGTGGTTCAGCACGGTACGCAGCGACGAAGTGATGCAGGAATAGCCGGATTGCACGAAGCCATTCAGGCAGGCAAGTGGGGCAAACTAAAGATTGCTTACGGTTACTGTTGCAAGCCACGTGGTGGAATTGGTTTCGACTCGGTATCGCAGCCTCCTGAAAACTTGGATTGGAATCTATGGCAGGGGCCTGCCGTCATCGAGGATTACCATGCCAACTATCATCCGTACGACTGGCACTGGTTCTGGAAGACTGGCAACGGCGACTTGAATAATCAGGGAACGCACCAGTTGGATGTTGCCCGGTGGGCCATCGATAAAGATCAGACGCACCCTGTTCGTGCGATGGCCATTGGCGGTCGTTTCAAATGGGATGACCAAGGCGAAACACCCAATACGATGTTTGCCATGGCCGAGTATCCCAACGGCCAGTACGTGTACTTCAATGTCCGCAATGTGAACTACGACAAGTATGAACGTCAGGTCGAAAACGAATACTACTTCGAGGACGGCGGACGTATCGTTCGTGGCCTTTACTATCCGAAGGGAAGTGACAAAGGCGAAAAAGTGAAGGTCGGTCGTGGCGATGTCACACCTGGCGGCAACTGGGGTAGCTTTATCTCCGCCGTTCGCGCCAACGACCCCAGCATGGCCAACGGAAACGTGGACGATGCCCACTATGCTTGCGTGCTTGGGCATTTGATGAACAATTCGTACCGCTTGGGCGAAGAAGTCCCCTTCAACGCTAAAGCAGGCAAGTTCGGCGATAACCAAGATGCTGCTGAACACTTCGGCCGACTGCATGAGGTCATGGACAAAGGGGTCGGCGTCAAAGACAGCGAGAAGTACACCGTTGGTCCAATGCTGACATTTGACCCAGAAACGGAACTCCACACCGGCGACCATGCTGAAGACGCCAACGAGCTTCTTAAGGATCCTAATCGCAAGGGATTCGAGATTCCCGAGGCCGCGAAGGTATAA